ACGAGCCATTTTTAATATTTTCTTTTGTTGGTTTTATGCCATCAATCGCAAGAAGTTTTATATCTCCACCACTTATCATCTCTTGAGTATAAAAACGAAATGAAAAGCCTATAGCGTTTTTGTAGTTTTTATAACTTGCAACTTGCTCAATAATCCCACTCATAAGACCCACAACTTCATCTTTTTTAGGCTCCATTATCCTAACTTCACCCATAAAATTTTCCAAAGCACTTTGTGAGCCACTTCCTTTATCTCTTTGATAAGCTAAAATTTCATCTCCATATAAAAACCCTTCACCAACTTCACTCCAACGCTTTATCTTTCCACTATAAATTTCTCTAATCTGCCCACTTGTAAGACCATTTACACTATTTTTAGAACTTACAAAAAAGACAAATGCTTCACGCCCAATCGGTGTGAATTTAAGATTTACGCCATTTTGTTTGGCTTTATTAATCTGCTCATCATTTGGTTTTGCTACAAATATCATATCAACTTCTTTATTTGCTATAGCCTCATACGCTCCTTTAGTAGTTGAGAGCCTAACAGCATCTTTTAAAATACACTCCAATCTATCATAAACCGCACTCGCAAAGGCACTATAAACTGGATAAAGAGCAGTTGCGCCATCAAGAAGTGGTAAATTTTGATTAAGTTTTAGATTAGCTGGTTTATTTAGGAGAGTTAGTTTTTCTCCATCAAATGGACGGTAATCATATGTATTTTGAGTAACATTTACGCCTGGGCGAGTATCATCATATATCTTTAAGCTAGTATAGGCAAAAACTAAGAAAAACAGCACTAAAAACAGAGTTAAAGTAAGTTTATCTTTTTTATGAAATATTAAATTATAAAGAAGTTTTGATGAGAGATAACAAAGAGAGATAATTATAAAAAACCATACCCAAAAATATTTTAAAAAATACCCTTCAAAACTCATTATTATTAAAAAATGTAACCAAAAAACATATATAAAAAAAGTTAAAACTCCCGTTATAGAAACTTTTATACCTTTATGATAATTTTCCTTAAGAGAAGCTGGAAATTTCTTATCAATATAGCTTGATAGTTTAGAACAAACCACAACCCAAAAAAAGAAAAGTACAGAAATAACGATAAAATTATACTCTTGAGAAAAAATTTCATTGATTTTAGATATGGATAAAAATATCAAAACCAAAAGTCCAAAACAAAATATCGCTCCAAAAAGCTTTATAAAAAAGCGCTTCATTCTTATCCTTACTTAAATAATCAAAATATTTATAAAATTATCGTGACAATTATAGTTAAAGTAAATTTAAAAACAGATATAAGATTATAAAATTTATAAATTTATGAGTTTGTATATATGAAATTTAGAAGGTAAAAAGGAGGCTGAAATTCCAGCCTCCTTAAAATTTAGTCAAGTAAAATCTTACTCAACCTCAGCATCAATCACATCATCGTCATCTTTTTTATTTGCCCCTGCTTTACTTTGGTTATTGGCATTTTGCTGATTTGCTTGTTCTTGCTGGCTTGCTGCTTTATACATATCCTCAGCTACTTTACTTAAAGCTTGAACTTTGCTATCAATTGCCTCTTTTGTAGCATTTTCATCTTTTAGTACAGTTTTTAAATCATTTAAAGCACTCTCTATATTTGCCCTAACATCACCTGGTATTTTTTCTCCCATCTCATTTAGAGTTTTTTCTGTTTGATGAGCTATAGAATCAGCCCCATTTCTAGTGTCAACTAGATCTTTTCTTTTTTTATCATCTTCTTTATGAAGCTCGGCATCTTTTACCATTTTCTCGATCTCTTCATCACTTAGTCCGCTTGAGCCTGTTATTCTTATATCAGTTGCTTTTCCTGTAGCTTTATCTTTTGCTGAAACTGTTAAAATTCCGTTTGCGTCGATGTCAAATTGAACTTCAATTTGCGGAACGCCACGCGGTGCTGGCATAATTCCTTCAAGATTAAAATTACCCAAAGTTTTATTATCTCTAGCAAATTCTCTTTCGCCCTGAAGTACATTTATAGTAACAGCACTTTGGTTATCCTCAGCAGTTGAGAAGACTTGAGCTTTTTTAGTTGGTATAGTTGTACCTTTTTCTATAACTTTTGTCATAACCCCACCCAAAGTCTCAATTCCAAGGCTAAGTGGTGTAACATCAAGTAAAAGCACGTCTTTAACATCACCTTTTATAACAGCACCTTGAATAGCAGCACCAATTGCCACAACTTCATCAGGGTTAACGCTTTTATTTAGCTCTTTTCCACCAAATGCTTTTTGAACTTCTTGATTAACTAGCGGAACACGAGTTGAACCACCCACCATAACGATCTCAGCGATATCAGAGTTACTTACCCCTGCATCACTCATAACTTTTTTAAGAGTCTGTATAGTCTCAGCCACAAGACCTTCTATCATACTTTCAAATTTTGCTCTTGTGATAGTTTTTGTAAGGTGTTTTGGACCATTTTGATCAGCTGTGATAAATGGCAAATTTACAGTTGTTTCCATTGCACTTGATAGCTCTTTTTTAGCATTTTCAGCTGCTTCTTTTAGACGCTGCATAGCCATAACATCGCCTTTTAGGTCTATGCCGCTTTCGCTTTTAAATTCGCTTAAAAGATAGTCAATTAGCTTATTATCAAAGTCATCACCACCCAAAAACGCGTCCCCTCCAGTTGCTAAAACTTCAACAACATTTTCGCCAGTTTCAAGCACTGTAACATCAAATGTTCCACCACCAAGGTCATAAACTACGATCTTTTCAGATGCTTTTTTATCAAGACCATAAGCTAAGGCCGCTGCGGTTGGTTCATTTACTATTCTTAAAACATTAAGTCCTGCGATAGTTCCTGCTTCTTTTGTAGCTTTTCTTTGGCTATCGTTAAAATAAGCTGGAACTGTGATAACAGCATCGACAACATTTTCTCCAAGATAGCTTTCTGCATCTTCTTTTAGTTTTATTAAAACTTTAGCTGAAATTTCTTGTGGAGTGTAAATTTTACCATCTATCTCAACTGCTGCTGCACCATTTCTATCAACTATCTTATATGGAAGTCTTTTTTGTGCTTCTTTTGCGTTATCTTCATTCATCATCAGACCCATTATTCTTTTTATAGAATAAATAGTCTTATGTGGGTTTGTAACAGCTTGTCTTTTAGCTGTATCGCCAACTAAAATTTCACCTTTATCTGTAAAAGCGACAATTGATGGAGTTGTATTTTTTCCCTCTTTATTTGGAATAATCTTGCCTTCGCCTCTTTCAAATATCGCAACTGCTGAGTTTGTTGTACCTAAATCTATTCCAATTACTTTGCTCATATTTTCATCCTTTATTAAATTTATTTTGCTACTGACACCATAGAGGCTCTAAGCACTCTATCTTTAAACTTATATCCTTTTTGATACACATCTACTATTTCGCCTTTTTCATGCTCCTTACTTTCAACTAAATTTATAGCGTTGTGAAATTCAGGATTTGCCTCTCCTGAATTTTCAACCTGCTCGATTCCGTACTTTTTAAAGGTCTCAAGAAAAATATCAAGACATCTTTCAACGCCATCTTCAATACGCCTAGCAAGCTCATTATCACCAACTTCTATCTTGATGGCTTCTTCTAAAGCATCTACGATAGGAAGCAAATCTTTTGCAAATTTCTCACTTGCGTACTCAACTGCAACGCTTTTTTCACGCTCAAGGCGTTTTTTCATATTTTCAAAATCAGCGTTTGCTCGGTAGAATTTATCAGTTAATTCGCTAAATTCATTTTGAAGCTTATCAAGCTCACTTTGAGTTTGGCTAATTTCAGCTTCTGAATCTTCCAAATTCTCTAAATTCTCTTCACTATTTTCTAAATTTTCAATATCTTCTTTTTTCATGCTACCTCCGCTATAGTATCAAAAAACTTTTCCCAATCCTCATAAACACTTCCTGCACAAAGCATCACAGCGTTTTTATCTCCTAACTTTATATCTCTTTTAACACCCATATAACTACGCTCAAAAAGCGGTTCATAAGCCAAATTTGAGCTCATATAAGAACTAAAACTAGGATCTAACAACATCTCAAATTTATCATCTCTATAAATTTCATAAACAAGTGTTTTATTACTTATAAAAAGAACATTTGAGCGTTTAAAAAGTCCTATTTTTGTACGAAGCTCGCTTAAACCAACCTGAGAACAGATAGTATATAGCTCATCAAGACCAATACCAACCAAATTTAGCAAAAAGTTATAAATCTTTTCATCAAATTTTAGTAGAAATTCGCAACTTTTAAAATTAAGAATTATATACTTATGAGAATAGTTGATGACTTCTTCTAAAATTTCGCTATTTATGCCACTAATAATGCAATAAATTTTGAAATTTTCTAAAATTTTAGAGAGATTTCCTAAACTATTAATAGCTAATTCATCTTTAAAGCTAAGTCTTTGACTCCAGTAATGCTTCATCGCTTTTGTGGTTGGAATCCTACCACCACTTACATGAAGCTGTTTAAGTGAGCCTAAATCACTAAGCTTTTTAAAATAGACTCTAATAGTAGAAGCAGGAATCATCCCATCCATTCTAAGCCCAAGTTCAGCTGAACCTATCGGCTCATTTTCATCAAGATAAGCTTCTATTATATAGTTAAGAATCAACTCTGTTTTATTTGTTTTCATCTTTCCTTTTCCTTAAAGTTAGCACTCTTTAATTTAATTGCTAGGTGTATTATACAATATGAGTCTATCATTGTCAAGGTTTTTAACTGATTTTATAATTTTAAAGGTTGAGTCACTAAGACTTATAGTTAATTTTTACTGAATTTACTAAAATTTGACTAAATTTATAATATTTATGATAAAATACAAAATACATAAAATTTAACGCATTATTTTATGTAACTTAATACACAATTAAGTGGATATTTTATTCAGTTTAATGTTTCTTTAATCTAACTTCTTGTATAATACACACATAATTTATCATAAATCATACATAAAAATGTATATTTTATGAATGTTTAATGGTATTTATACATTTTTATGTATAAATATAGAAATTTTCTGTATAATATCACTATGGAAGTAAGTGATATTTTTAATATTTTACATAACGCTGTTGAGTCAAAATATATGGGAAAGAAAATTTCTCAGTCTGCCATGGCAAAAAAGCTTGGAGTTTCTATGAGAACTTATCAAGATTGGCGTCTTGGAAATAGCAGACCAGGTGCTGTAATGGCTGTATTTACAATGCTTAGTGAGCTTGACGATGATGAAAGTGCATTTGTACTAAATAAGATAAAAAAACTTATAAAAAAGGATGGTTATGCAAAGAGTGACAGTTAAAGAGAGGAATGAACTTGAAAAGATTTTTTTATTATCTTGCAAAAGAGATAGTAAATTTAGAGAAATTTACAACTTTATCCTTAAAAAAATAGGTCTTAAAAAATAATCTATAAATTCTTATTGTATTATAAACTCTCACAAACCCTATAGATTTGGGGTTTGCTTTAATATATAAAGCGTTAAATATATTAATACATATCTTACCATAAATCTGCTGTTTAATTTGCAAAAGAGTAAATAAAAAGTCATAAACAAAAGAAGTATGATATGCAGATACTTTTAGATTAAATAATAAACTATCTAAAAAATTTAAAACCCTTGTAAATAAAACAAAAAGAACCAAATCTTATTACTTGTAAGATATGGTCAAAAATATACCTGATGATTATAAGGAAACTATGAAATCAATAAATAAAATCAGTGGTACAACCTGCTCATTAGATGAAATTTCATCTTTGTATGGTTACGAAAGTTTATAACTAACTAATAAAGCTAAAAAAAAAGACTTTTCAAAGCTTGATAAGCATATACAAAAGTAGATTTTAAAAAATTAAAGTTTATAGATATTTAAGTAATCCAAAAAATAATGAAAACGTTTAGCAAAAAATTTATTTGTTATTTGGAGATATAGAATTCCAAACTTATAATTTTATTGATTAAAATTTTTCATAGAAAAATATTTACGGCTACAATAGTACAATATATATAAAAATTAAAACCTAAAACTAAGCTATATATTTTTTAAATTAATAAACTAAATTTCTTAAAAATACCATATAAAAACTAATAATGCTTATATGACGGAGTATCTAAGTGATGATGAATTAAAGCATTTTACAATTAATATATAACCAAAACATAAAATACTAATCGTATAGCATACTTTTATTTTATAACCATAAGCTTATTAAAAAGATAAGAATGAGCTAAATTTATAGCAGAAGTTAAAAATAACTATATGTATTTATATATTTGGTTAAACATGAGATAAAGAGTATATAAATTTGCAATTATTTAAAGTTTAAAAGTAAAAAGAGCACTCCAAAATTTGGAGTGCTTATATTTTAGAAATCTTAAAATTTAGTTAAAGAAATATCCGACTGAACCACCAACAGTTGCATTTTCTTGAGAATCATAACTAACACCACCTTTAAATATCCATTTTCCATCATCACTCATTCCAGATAGTCCTAAAGACACAGCACTTTCACCCTTGTGATGACCAGCTCCGATTGCTATTAGAGATTTTCCTGGAACGGTTGATTGTGGAAGCATGCCAAGAGCTACAGCAGAAGCAATCCCAGCTCTACTTTCATCTCTTAATTCTTCCATATCGCTATAAACATTAGCTAAGCGGTTGTTTAGGTATCTTAAATTTACCGCATCAGTGTCATATACTGGATTTGCGACATTACTTATAGTTCTTTCATGGCCTTTGCTACCAACTGAGACTGTGTTATCTCTACCATAGTCGTTTGACCCACCGCCAATGGCAACTGAGTTTGTTCCAGTTGATTTAGGTTTATCTTTTGCCCATTTTTCTTTTTTATCACTTTGTTTTATACCAGCATCTCCAGCTTTTATGCTTTTAATCTGTCCAACAGTAGCTGCGTCAGTGTCATCTTCGCCATCAGCTAAATTTGTGATTTTATTTTTGCCATTATCTAAACCATTTTTTGTTAGTTTAACATCACCTTTGCTTGGATCATCTTGTTTAATGGTAACCCCATTATTATCTATGGTAGTTTTGTTATCTATAGCGACTTTGTTACTTGAAATTTTAACTTTATCGTTTTTGATTTCATTTTTAGTTATTTCGACCTTATCGCCAACTTTTAAGCCATTTTCATCAAGCTTAACATTTTTGATTTTCACACTATTATCGCTGATGGCAACATTTCCAACACTTACTTTATCAAAGCTTACATCTTTTTTAGTTTCAACCTTGTAAATTTTATTTCCATTTGCTCCAGTTGTTTGAGTAACTACTATGTTATCTCCAGCTGTAACCTCTGTGTTACTTTTAGCTATATTTGATTGTAAATTTTGAGTTATGCTAAGAAGCTGATCTTCTGTGGCAGCTCTACCTGAAACAATATCATCTTTTGTATAACCAGCGTTCCAAGTTGTATTTGTAAGACCTGTGATAGCTCTACTACCATTATCATTTTTAATAACGATCGCATCATTTCCACTACCAATAGTTATTTTATTAGCTTCTATTTTTGTAAGCTTATCGCCATCTTCAAACTCAGCACTTGTTAAATTTTTAAGCTCAGGGTTTAAACTTACTTTCTTTTTAGTCTTATCATCTTCATCAGAAGCAACTACTATGTTTGTGTTATCACCTACTACATCTGATATTTTATTACCTAAATTTTGATTAATGTTATTTAGTTCTGTTTTATTGATAAAAGTTTCATCACTATAATCTTTAAGTGATTTAAGTTGAGCGACATTAACTGCATCGGTAGGATTTGTTCCTGCTGCAACATTTGTTATTTGACGAGTGATAGCCCCACCTTGGTATCCTGAAGCTCTACCGATAGAAACTGCTGCTGCAGTGCTTTTCCAAATATGATTTGTTTCCGTGCTTCGCTTTCCTGTTTTAAAATCCCAACCAGCCTGATCTTTATCTGTATTTGCTACAGAAAATGAGCCTAGAGCAATTGAATTTATAATATTTGCTTGTGCTTGATGTCCGATAGCTGTTGTATTATCTCCTTTTGCGTTTGTTTCACTACCAAGAGCCATGGCATAATATCCATCAGATGTAGCTTTATATCCTAATGCTGTACTATAATTATTTTTTGCATTAGCCTGTTTTCCGATGGCTGTTGAAGCATAGCCATTTGCAACAGTACTTTCTCCTATTGCTATACTACTATGATCATCAGTTTGAGCTTTATTTCCTATTGCAATATCATAAGAGCCTTTTGTAATCGAATTTGCTCCTAAAGCTACTGAAAATTGACTTTCATTTGTAGCTTCATATCCAATAGCTACTGATTTAAGATCTTCATTTTTTGAATTTGTTCCTATGGCTATTGAGTGATCAGATTGTTTTGTAGTATGTGCTTCTTTGTCTTCTATTCTTTTTTGATTTGTAGCATTTTCGCCTATGCTTATTGAATTTACACTTTCTGATTTAGCGTTTTTACCAATGGCTACAGTATTTTCCTTGCTGGCTTTTGCCTTATATCCTATAGTAGTAGAATTTCGTCCAGAAGCATTTGCTTCACTACCCAATGCTATAGCCAATAATCCATTAGATATAGCCTTTTCACCTAAAGACATAGAGTAATTTCCATTTGCTATAGATCGAAATCCTATAGCTGTAGCGCTATTTCCAGTAGCTTTTGCCATAACTCCTATTGCATTGCTAGTATGTCCAGTAGCTTGTGATAGTGCACCTATAGCATTACTATTTTCGCCTAGTGCTTTAGCTCCAGCACCAAATGCGTTGCTATTAGTTCCTTTAGATTCTGATGATGTACCTATAGCATTACTATTTTCGCCTAGTGCTTGCGATTTATTTCCTATAGCACTACTTCTATCGCCTTCTGAATTTGCTAGTGTTCCAATTGCTATTCCATCAAGTAAAAGAGATTTTGCTTGTGTTCCTATGGCAACACTTTGTTCTCCTTTTGCAACAGAAAAACTTCCAATAGATATGTCGTTTTTATTTTCAGCAAAAGCATTTCTACCTATTGCATTGCTTTGTTGTCCGGTTGCTTTTGCTTTTGTCCCTATGGCTTGACTATCCAAGCCAGATGATTTAGCCCCAACTCCTATAGCTTGACTTTGTTCCCCGCTTGCTTCCGCTTGTTTTCCTATAGCTTGACTTTGTTCCCCGCTTGATTTGGCTAATATTCCTATAGCTTGACTTTGTCTTCCTTTGGCATTTGCACCATACCCAATAGCAGTTCCTAGATAACCTTCTGATTTTGAATTCATACCTAAAGCCATACTATAATCACCTAATGCTTCAGCCTCATATCCAATAGCTGTTGATGTTTCACCTTTTGCTTGTGCACGTGTTCCTATAGCCATAGAAAATGGTTTTTCTGTTTTTGCTCCATTGCCAATAGCTATGGAATTTGAACCTTGTGTCAAAGCATCTTTTCCAAAAGCTATATTTGTATCGTTAAATCTAGATATAACTAAAATTTTATCTGATGCGATAACACTCTTTGGATCTGAGTTTTTAATAATATACTCATTTCCGTCTTTTACCACCTCGACCAAATTACCATTATCAATGGTATAAAAATTCCCTGCAAATAGCACATTTGCAAGAACCAAAAAAAATACCACTTTTGATATTTTCATAATTCTCTCCCTTAGAATAAAAATAATTTAGAATTATAGCATATATTAAATAAAATTAAAATAAATTTAAATTATTATAATATAGTGAGTTTTAAAATTATACTTCAAGAAGCGTGTGATAAATAAATAATCTATACTTAAAAAAAGATTTTTACACGGTTACTATAGTTTTATTATGATGAAAAACTATAACTTTTGAAATTATACTATTTAGTCAGTTTTTAATTATGTGTTATTAAAGGGCTAAATTTATTAAATTTTGCCCTTATAGCTTAATTTAAATTTACTTCTTAAAAAACTCAGGGTGATCTGCTTTTAGAAATTTAACGACCTCTATAACTTCATCCACACCCTTTAAATCCTTATCATCAAGAGCTTCATCTATCATCTCAACATAAACTTCAGCGGCTTTCCTAAGATATTTTTTATCCACACCTGCAAAATATAAAACAGCTTCTAAAAGCACACTTACTTCATACATAAGATCATTTATCTCATTTTGATTCATCAATACTCTCCGTTTTTGTCTTTATAAGTCCAGCTATTTGAGACCTAATATCTTCATAAATATATCCATCCTTAAACCCAGCATAAAACCCACCACTAGCATTTATATGTCCACCGCCACCAACTAAGTGCTTTGAAATTTGACTAACATCGGCGTTACCATTTGCTCTAAAGCTCATCGTTTTTCTACTTGTGACATCTAAGAAGAAGTCTATATCTGGGTTTGCCACTAAAAAGTCATTTCCTATAACCGAAGTGTTGCCGATATTGTAAGTTAAAATGCCTTTTTTATCAAGATAGTTTATCTCAAATTTAGCCCTATCTTGAGTAAGTTTTTCAACTACATATTTTGAGATTAGGTTGCTTAATGTATCATCATCGCCATCTATAAAAAATTCCTTTTTCAAGCCATGAGTTGCCCCGTCAAGCTTGATATGAGCGTTATCTTTACCCATAAATTCACGTGCTTTTTTTAGCAAGTAAAATATATACTCCCTGCTTTCTTTAGTAAACATCACGCTATTTATCTCTTTAGCTCCTGCTACAAGTCCTAAACAAACCTTGCCAAACTCGAAGTATATATCATCTTTAAGCCAGATATCAACTGAATTTACCATTTTCACAAACTCACCCAAATCACTATCTTCGCCTAAAATTTGACTAAAAAACTCATAAGTTATAAGAGTTGCACATCTTGAACTATCAAGTAGATACCAAGGGTATTTTTTAGCGCATTCTAATCCACTTTGATGGTGATCAAGTAGTAAAATTTTAGCGTTTAGTTCTTTAGCTTTTTTCTCAAAACACTCACATTGTGATAAGCTTAGATTAAGATCTGTAACTAATATAAGTGATTTTTTACTCTCATCTTGATATAAACTTTCTTCTATCAAAGAGACTATTTGGTTAAATTTAGCATCTATTTCTTTGCCGTAATTAGAGTTAAAAAATTCTATATCTTTAAAATAAAAATTTGTGACAATTTGAGCAGAATATCCATCTAAATCCGTGTGAGAAAGGTGATAAACTCTCATATTTTAGCACCATTTTCTAGGATTTTTTGTAGAGTTATCCCGCCCATATAGTTATCGATTTGATTTTGTATATCATTAAACATATGCCAAATTTTACAGCTATCACCTTTTTCACAGCTCTGTTTTGACCTAGAACACTCAAAAACACTCATCTCATGTCTTTCTGCACTCTCTATAATCTCAAGAAGCGTAAGGTTTTGTGGATTTTTTGCCATCAAAAAACCACCATTTGCACCTTTGAAGGAATTTAGTATCCCATCACGAGCTAAATTTTGTAAAATTTTAGCAAGAAAACTCTTAGAAATATCAAGCTCTTTTGACATAGTTTCAACATCTTGTGGTGTACTTTTGCTTGAAATGTAAATAAGTGACAAAAGTGCATATTCACTAGCTTTGGTAAAAAGCATACTCTCTCCTTAAATTTAAAACCACATTTTAACCAAATTCAGATAAAAAAGTACTAAAATTGTAGCTTTAATCAATAAATATTAAACACAATATTTTAGTAAAATCTATAGATGTTTTTATATAAACTAACTAATTTTAGTAAAATTTAAGTAAAAATTGCTATAATTAGCCCTTGTATTAATTTTACCGTTCAGGAGGTCATTATGGCTTTAGATCAGGCTCAAAAAGCACAAATAGTTGCCCAATTCGCAAAAAAAGATGGCGATACAGGTTCATCAGAGGTTCAAATAGCACTTCTTACAGAGAAGATTAAACAGCTTACTTCTCACATTCAGTCTAACCCAAAAGACTTTTCATCAAGACTAGGTCTACTAAAAATGGTTAGCCAAAGAAAAAGACTTATGAAATACCTTAAAAATAAAGATTATAATAGATATTCTAGTTTAATAGAAAAACTAAATCTTAAGGATAGATAAATAAAGCCCTAAATTTAG
The sequence above is a segment of the Campylobacter corcagiensis genome. Coding sequences within it:
- a CDS encoding PstS family phosphate ABC transporter substrate-binding protein, which produces MKRFFIKLFGAIFCFGLLVLIFLSISKINEIFSQEYNFIVISVLFFFWVVVCSKLSSYIDKKFPASLKENYHKGIKVSITGVLTFFIYVFWLHFLIIMSFEGYFLKYFWVWFFIIISLCYLSSKLLYNLIFHKKDKLTLTLFLVLFFLVFAYTSLKIYDDTRPGVNVTQNTYDYRPFDGEKLTLLNKPANLKLNQNLPLLDGATALYPVYSAFASAVYDRLECILKDAVRLSTTKGAYEAIANKEVDMIFVAKPNDEQINKAKQNGVNLKFTPIGREAFVFFVSSKNSVNGLTSGQIREIYSGKIKRWSEVGEGFLYGDEILAYQRDKGSGSQSALENFMGEVRIMEPKKDEVVGLMSGIIEQVASYKNYKNAIGFSFRFYTQEMISGGDIKLLAIDGIKPTKENIKNGSYPLTSQIYAVTIDGEESPETTKFLEWILSNQGQEILEKVGYVGVN
- the dnaK gene encoding molecular chaperone DnaK, whose product is MSKVIGIDLGTTNSAVAIFERGEGKIIPNKEGKNTTPSIVAFTDKGEILVGDTAKRQAVTNPHKTIYSIKRIMGLMMNEDNAKEAQKRLPYKIVDRNGAAAVEIDGKIYTPQEISAKVLIKLKEDAESYLGENVVDAVITVPAYFNDSQRKATKEAGTIAGLNVLRIVNEPTAAALAYGLDKKASEKIVVYDLGGGTFDVTVLETGENVVEVLATGGDAFLGGDDFDNKLIDYLLSEFKSESGIDLKGDVMAMQRLKEAAENAKKELSSAMETTVNLPFITADQNGPKHLTKTITRAKFESMIEGLVAETIQTLKKVMSDAGVSNSDIAEIVMVGGSTRVPLVNQEVQKAFGGKELNKSVNPDEVVAIGAAIQGAVIKGDVKDVLLLDVTPLSLGIETLGGVMTKVIEKGTTIPTKKAQVFSTAEDNQSAVTINVLQGEREFARDNKTLGNFNLEGIMPAPRGVPQIEVQFDIDANGILTVSAKDKATGKATDIRITGSSGLSDEEIEKMVKDAELHKEDDKKRKDLVDTRNGADSIAHQTEKTLNEMGEKIPGDVRANIESALNDLKTVLKDENATKEAIDSKVQALSKVAEDMYKAASQQEQANQQNANNQSKAGANKKDDDDVIDAEVE
- the grpE gene encoding nucleotide exchange factor GrpE, translating into MKKEDIENLENSEENLENLEDSEAEISQTQSELDKLQNEFSELTDKFYRANADFENMKKRLEREKSVAVEYASEKFAKDLLPIVDALEEAIKIEVGDNELARRIEDGVERCLDIFLETFKKYGIEQVENSGEANPEFHNAINLVESKEHEKGEIVDVYQKGYKFKDRVLRASMVSVAK
- a CDS encoding HrcA family transcriptional regulator, which translates into the protein MKTNKTELILNYIIEAYLDENEPIGSAELGLRMDGMIPASTIRVYFKKLSDLGSLKQLHVSGGRIPTTKAMKHYWSQRLSFKDELAINSLGNLSKILENFKIYCIISGINSEILEEVINYSHKYIILNFKSCEFLLKFDEKIYNFLLNLVGIGLDELYTICSQVGLSELRTKIGLFKRSNVLFISNKTLVYEIYRDDKFEMLLDPSFSSYMSSNLAYEPLFERSYMGVKRDIKLGDKNAVMLCAGSVYEDWEKFFDTIAEVA
- a CDS encoding helix-turn-helix transcriptional regulator; amino-acid sequence: MEVSDIFNILHNAVESKYMGKKISQSAMAKKLGVSMRTYQDWRLGNSRPGAVMAVFTMLSELDDDESAFVLNKIKKLIKKDGYAKSDS
- a CDS encoding YadA-like family protein; its protein translation is MKISKVVFFLVLANVLFAGNFYTIDNGNLVEVVKDGNEYIIKNSDPKSVIASDKILVISRFNDTNIAFGKDALTQGSNSIAIGNGAKTEKPFSMAIGTRAQAKGETSTAIGYEAEALGDYSMALGMNSKSEGYLGTAIGYGANAKGRQSQAIGILAKSSGEQSQAIGKQAEASGEQSQAIGVGAKSSGLDSQAIGTKAKATGQQSNAIGRNAFAENKNDISIGSFSVAKGEQSVAIGTQAKSLLLDGIAIGTLANSEGDRSSAIGNKSQALGENSNAIGTSSESKGTNSNAFGAGAKALGENSNAIGALSQATGHTSNAIGVMAKATGNSATAIGFRSIANGNYSMSLGEKAISNGLLAIALGSEANASGRNSTTIGYKAKASKENTVAIGKNAKSESVNSISIGENATNQKRIEDKEAHTTKQSDHSIAIGTNSKNEDLKSVAIGYEATNESQFSVALGANSITKGSYDIAIGNKAQTDDHSSIAIGESTVANGYASTAIGKQANAKNNYSTALGYKATSDGYYAMALGSETNAKGDNTTAIGHQAQANIINSIALGSFSVANTDKDQAGWDFKTGKRSTETNHIWKSTAAAVSIGRASGYQGGAITRQITNVAAGTNPTDAVNVAQLKSLKDYSDETFINKTELNNINQNLGNKISDVVGDNTNIVVASDEDDKTKKKVSLNPELKNLTSAEFEDGDKLTKIEANKITIGSGNDAIVIKNDNGSRAITGLTNTTWNAGYTKDDIVSGRAATEDQLLSITQNLQSNIAKSNTEVTAGDNIVVTQTTGANGNKIYKVETKKDVSFDKVSVGNVAISDNSVKIKNVKLDENGLKVGDKVEITKNEIKNDKVKISSNKVAIDNKTTIDNNGVTIKQDDPSKGDVKLTKNGLDNGKNKITNLADGEDDTDAATVGQIKSIKAGDAGIKQSDKKEKWAKDKPKSTGTNSVAIGGGSNDYGRDNTVSVGSKGHERTISNVANPVYDTDAVNLRYLNNRLANVYSDMEELRDESRAGIASAVALGMLPQSTVPGKSLIAIGAGHHKGESAVSLGLSGMSDDGKWIFKGGVSYDSQENATVGGSVGYFFN
- a CDS encoding DHH family phosphoesterase, which codes for MRVYHLSHTDLDGYSAQIVTNFYFKDIEFFNSNYGKEIDAKFNQIVSLIEESLYQDESKKSLILVTDLNLSLSQCECFEKKAKELNAKILLLDHHQSGLECAKKYPWYLLDSSRCATLITYEFFSQILGEDSDLGEFVKMVNSVDIWLKDDIYFEFGKVCLGLVAGAKEINSVMFTKESREYIFYLLKKAREFMGKDNAHIKLDGATHGLKKEFFIDGDDDTLSNLISKYVVEKLTQDRAKFEINYLDKKGILTYNIGNTSVIGNDFLVANPDIDFFLDVTSRKTMSFRANGNADVSQISKHLVGGGGHINASGGFYAGFKDGYIYEDIRSQIAGLIKTKTESIDESK
- a CDS encoding RrF2 family transcriptional regulator, with translation MLFTKASEYALLSLIYISSKSTPQDVETMSKELDISKSFLAKILQNLARDGILNSFKGANGGFLMAKNPQNLTLLEIIESAERHEMSVFECSRSKQSCEKGDSCKIWHMFNDIQNQIDNYMGGITLQKILENGAKI
- the rpsO gene encoding 30S ribosomal protein S15, translated to MALDQAQKAQIVAQFAKKDGDTGSSEVQIALLTEKIKQLTSHIQSNPKDFSSRLGLLKMVSQRKRLMKYLKNKDYNRYSSLIEKLNLKDR